A genome region from Streptomyces pratensis includes the following:
- a CDS encoding VOC family protein translates to MAGTDGVPTIYPTILYDDAKAAIRVLTYALGFTEEAVYEGKNGSVLHAELSCGNGRVMLGSKGREGVFAKAMTGAGPSGVYVVVDEVDEHHARAVEHGVEILMPPTDQDYGSRDYMARDPEGNVWSFGTYAPGSSD, encoded by the coding sequence ATGGCAGGAACGGACGGCGTCCCCACGATCTATCCGACGATTCTGTACGACGACGCGAAGGCCGCGATCAGAGTGCTGACGTATGCCCTGGGCTTCACCGAGGAAGCGGTGTACGAGGGGAAGAACGGCAGCGTGCTCCATGCCGAGCTCTCCTGCGGCAACGGCAGGGTGATGCTCGGCTCCAAGGGGCGGGAAGGTGTCTTCGCCAAGGCGATGACCGGCGCCGGGCCCTCCGGGGTGTACGTGGTGGTGGACGAGGTGGACGAGCACCACGCGCGGGCCGTGGAGCACGGTGTGGAGATCCTGATGCCCCCCACGGACCAGGATTACGGCTCGCGCGACTACATGGCGCGGGACCCGGAGGGCAATGTCTGGAGCTTCGGGACGTACGCCCCGGGGTCCTCGGACTGA
- a CDS encoding alpha/beta hydrolase, giving the protein MRPATAAAVAATSILGAGAAAVAAGRYASDAALGAPSPRPFPADRRLTVHATAAGQVTLTRSFSALRPGTYGITGRGVHAVVGPVIEQAPHGSADTVVRRLEGVTLGSLKPGARVRLTPELHRGDPLAALGLTYKEVEVPGELGALPAWFVPGARDTWVITVHGLGTTRDHPMNVMGFLHAQQLPVLDLAYRGDAGAPRSPDGLAHLGESEWRDLDAAIRYAVRYGAENVILHGWSSGASMALHAAVNSALRDRVRGLVLDSPVMDWKTTLRALASARGVPSALLPLAVRAAQGQTGLHGARLLDTSVPTALHAPTLIFHGPDDTLAPWQPSRELAARRPDLVTLHSVAQAPHAAMWNADPAAYEEALRRFLTPLM; this is encoded by the coding sequence GTGCGCCCGGCAACAGCGGCGGCAGTGGCCGCAACCTCGATCCTCGGCGCCGGCGCGGCAGCGGTCGCCGCCGGACGCTACGCCAGCGACGCCGCCCTCGGGGCGCCCTCGCCACGCCCCTTCCCGGCCGACCGCCGTCTCACCGTCCACGCCACCGCGGCGGGGCAGGTCACGCTGACCCGCTCCTTCTCGGCGCTGCGCCCCGGTACGTACGGGATCACCGGGCGCGGCGTACACGCGGTGGTCGGCCCGGTGATCGAACAGGCGCCCCACGGCTCCGCGGACACAGTCGTGCGACGGCTGGAAGGCGTGACCCTCGGCAGCCTGAAGCCGGGTGCCAGGGTCCGCCTCACCCCGGAGCTCCACCGCGGGGACCCGCTCGCGGCCCTGGGTCTCACGTACAAGGAGGTCGAGGTCCCCGGCGAGCTCGGCGCCCTGCCCGCCTGGTTCGTCCCCGGTGCCCGCGACACGTGGGTGATCACCGTGCACGGCCTCGGCACCACCAGGGACCACCCCATGAACGTGATGGGGTTCCTCCACGCCCAGCAGCTCCCCGTGCTCGACCTGGCCTACCGAGGCGACGCGGGCGCCCCGCGCTCCCCGGACGGGCTCGCCCACCTCGGCGAGTCCGAATGGCGTGACCTCGACGCGGCCATCCGCTACGCCGTGCGCTACGGGGCCGAGAACGTCATCCTCCACGGCTGGTCGTCCGGCGCGTCGATGGCTCTGCACGCCGCCGTGAACTCCGCCCTCCGCGACCGCGTCCGGGGCCTCGTCCTCGACTCCCCGGTCATGGACTGGAAGACCACCCTGCGCGCTCTCGCCTCGGCAAGGGGCGTTCCGTCCGCGCTGCTGCCCCTCGCCGTCCGGGCCGCCCAGGGCCAGACCGGGCTGCACGGCGCCCGGCTCCTGGACACCTCGGTGCCGACGGCCCTGCACGCCCCCACCCTGATCTTCCACGGCCCCGACGACACCCTGGCCCCCTGGCAGCCGTCCCGGGAACTCGCCGCACGCCGCCCCGACCTGGTGACCCTGCACTCCGTGGCGCAGGCTCCGCATGCGGCGATGTGGAATGCCGACCCGGCCGCCTACGAAGAGGCACTCCGACGCTTCCTCACGCCTCTGATGTGA
- a CDS encoding class II aldolase/adducin family protein yields the protein MSDMGGDAIEQAWDGVVATARRTAAEGLVVGTSGNVSARVGDVVLVTPSGVPYDRLGPGDAVGVDLEGRQVLGEMVPTSELPLHLAVYRASDAMAVVHTHAVHATAVSTLVPEIPLVHYAAAMLGGPVRTAPYARYGTRELADNMLAALRERTGCLLQNHGTVTYGNTLDEAYDRTAQLEWMCRLWLTASSVPGLRPSLLTPAQLRDVQDALKGYGQPG from the coding sequence ATGAGTGACATGGGCGGGGACGCGATCGAACAGGCGTGGGACGGCGTTGTGGCGACGGCCCGGAGGACGGCGGCGGAGGGGCTGGTCGTCGGCACCTCGGGCAATGTGTCGGCCCGGGTCGGTGACGTCGTCCTGGTCACCCCCAGCGGGGTCCCCTACGACCGGCTCGGCCCCGGGGACGCCGTCGGCGTCGACCTCGAAGGGCGCCAGGTCCTCGGCGAGATGGTCCCGACCAGCGAGCTCCCGCTCCACCTGGCCGTCTACCGCGCGAGCGACGCCATGGCAGTCGTCCACACCCACGCCGTGCACGCGACGGCCGTCTCCACCCTCGTCCCCGAGATACCGCTCGTCCACTACGCCGCCGCCATGCTCGGCGGCCCCGTCCGCACCGCCCCCTACGCGCGCTACGGCACGCGGGAACTCGCCGACAACATGCTGGCCGCCCTGCGCGAGCGCACCGGCTGCCTGCTGCAGAACCACGGCACGGTCACCTACGGGAACACCCTCGACGAGGCCTACGACCGCACAGCCCAGCTGGAATGGATGTGCAGGCTCTGGCTCACCGCGAGCTCCGTACCCGGCCTCCGGCCGAGCCTCCTCACCCCTGCCCAGCTGCGCGACGTGCAGGACGCCCTGAAGGGGTACGGCCAGCCCGGCTGA
- a CDS encoding inorganic phosphate transporter, with the protein MEHITLLLAIVVVTALVFDFTNGFHDTANAMATTISTGALKPKTAVAMSAVLNLVGAFLSVEVAKTISGGIINEEGLRTEVIFAALVGAILWNLLTWLVGLPSSSSHALFGGLIGAAVMSAGWSSIDGGTVVTKVLLPAIAAPLVAGVAALLATKLTYRLNRKITDEAQLKSTAKGYRAGQIASAGLVSLAHGTNDAQKTMGIITLALVTGGVLAPGSNPPVWVIASAGIAIALGTYLGGWRIIRTMGSGLTDLRPPQGFAAQTSAATVILASSHLGFSLSTTQSCSGAVMGAGLGRKGGTVRWSTATRMFVAWGLTLPAAGLIGAGSEFLTKRGPWGVAVVAVILVAGSAAIWLLSRRKPVDHTNVNADTEPAGVVTTAISAVSPPPAGTVTPDLKTTISAPAPTAGTPADRATV; encoded by the coding sequence ATGGAACACATCACGCTGCTGCTTGCGATTGTGGTCGTGACAGCTCTCGTGTTCGATTTCACGAACGGTTTCCACGACACCGCCAACGCGATGGCCACCACCATCTCGACCGGCGCTCTCAAGCCCAAGACAGCGGTGGCGATGTCCGCCGTTCTCAACCTCGTCGGCGCGTTCCTGTCGGTGGAGGTCGCCAAGACGATCTCCGGCGGGATCATCAACGAGGAAGGCCTCAGAACCGAGGTCATCTTCGCCGCGCTCGTCGGCGCGATCCTGTGGAATCTGCTGACCTGGCTGGTCGGCCTGCCCTCCAGTTCCTCCCACGCACTCTTCGGCGGCCTCATCGGTGCCGCGGTCATGTCGGCCGGGTGGTCCTCGATCGACGGCGGCACCGTCGTCACCAAGGTCCTGCTGCCCGCGATCGCCGCGCCCCTCGTGGCCGGTGTCGCCGCGCTCCTGGCCACCAAGCTGACGTACCGCCTCAACCGGAAGATCACCGACGAGGCCCAGCTGAAGTCGACCGCCAAGGGATACCGCGCCGGCCAGATCGCCTCGGCCGGTCTCGTGTCGCTCGCGCACGGCACCAACGACGCGCAGAAGACCATGGGCATCATCACCCTTGCCCTGGTCACCGGCGGCGTCCTCGCCCCCGGCTCCAACCCGCCGGTCTGGGTCATCGCGTCCGCCGGCATCGCCATCGCGCTGGGCACCTACCTCGGCGGCTGGCGCATCATCCGCACCATGGGCAGCGGCCTCACCGACCTCCGCCCGCCGCAGGGCTTCGCCGCCCAGACGAGTGCGGCCACGGTCATCCTGGCCTCCTCGCACCTCGGCTTCTCCCTCTCCACCACGCAGTCCTGCTCCGGCGCCGTCATGGGCGCGGGTCTCGGGCGCAAGGGCGGCACGGTCCGCTGGTCCACCGCCACCCGGATGTTCGTCGCGTGGGGTCTGACCCTGCCGGCCGCCGGTCTGATCGGTGCGGGCTCGGAGTTCCTGACCAAGCGGGGCCCCTGGGGCGTCGCGGTGGTCGCCGTGATCCTCGTCGCCGGCTCCGCCGCCATCTGGCTGCTGTCGCGCCGCAAGCCGGTCGACCACACCAACGTGAACGCGGACACCGAGCCCGCGGGCGTCGTCACCACCGCCATCTCGGCGGTGAGCCCGCCGCCCGCAGGCACCGTCACGCCGGACCTCAAGACCACCATCTCGGCCCCGGCCCCGACGGCCGGAACCCCGGCCGACCGGGCCACGGTGTAA
- a CDS encoding cobalamin biosynthesis protein has product MRADRIFAYGAAAGLIGDLLLGDPRRGHPVAAFGRAAAGAESRLWRDHRGWGALHTLLCAGGATGVAALAARAVRDRPAAAVALTAAATWSVVGGTSLGREARAIGGALAAGDVELARERLPHLCGRDPQALDEQQIARAVVESVAENTSDAVVGALVWGALGGVPGLVGFRAVNTLDAMVGHKSPRYRRYGWASARLDDVAGWPGARLTAVLAVAAGGRPRDAVRAWRADAGRHPSPNAGPVEASFAGALGVRLGGTLAYGGRVEHRPVLNGEAGRDVRVTDIERAVRLSRRVSVLALAVCAAGRLAMGRRGE; this is encoded by the coding sequence GTGCGAGCCGACCGCATCTTCGCGTACGGCGCCGCCGCCGGTCTGATCGGCGACCTGCTGCTCGGTGATCCCCGGCGGGGTCACCCGGTCGCCGCCTTCGGGCGTGCCGCGGCGGGCGCCGAGAGCCGGCTGTGGCGCGATCACCGCGGCTGGGGCGCCCTGCACACGCTCCTCTGCGCCGGGGGCGCCACTGGCGTCGCCGCGCTGGCCGCCCGTGCCGTGCGCGACCGTCCCGCCGCCGCCGTGGCACTGACGGCCGCCGCCACCTGGTCCGTCGTCGGGGGAACCTCTCTGGGCCGCGAGGCCCGCGCCATCGGCGGTGCGCTTGCCGCGGGGGACGTCGAGCTCGCCCGGGAGCGCCTGCCGCATCTGTGCGGCCGCGATCCGCAGGCGCTGGACGAGCAGCAGATCGCCCGCGCGGTGGTGGAATCCGTCGCCGAGAACACCTCCGACGCCGTCGTGGGGGCCTTGGTGTGGGGTGCGCTCGGCGGGGTGCCGGGGCTGGTCGGTTTCCGGGCCGTCAACACGCTCGACGCCATGGTCGGGCACAAGTCGCCCCGCTACCGGCGCTACGGCTGGGCGTCGGCCAGGCTCGACGACGTCGCCGGCTGGCCCGGGGCCAGGCTCACCGCCGTGCTCGCGGTGGCCGCCGGGGGGCGCCCGCGCGACGCGGTCCGGGCCTGGCGGGCCGATGCCGGGAGGCATCCCAGCCCCAACGCGGGCCCGGTGGAGGCATCCTTCGCGGGAGCGCTCGGCGTACGGCTGGGCGGCACGCTCGCGTACGGCGGGCGGGTCGAGCACCGGCCGGTGCTCAACGGCGAGGCGGGCCGGGACGTGCGGGTCACGGACATCGAACGCGCGGTGCGGCTGTCGCGCCGGGTGAGTGTGCTGGCCCTCGCCGTGTGTGCGGCGGGGCGGCTGGCCATGGGACGGAGGGGCGAATGA
- a CDS encoding cobyric acid synthase produces MSGGLLVAGTTSDAGKSVVTAGICRWLVRRGVKVAPFKAQNMSLNSFVTREGAEIGRAQAMQAQAARVEPSALMNPVLLKPGGDRSSQVVLMGRPVGEMSARGYHGGRQEALLGTVVDCLEQLRTTYDAVICEGAGSPAEINLRRTDIVNMGIARAARFPVLVVGDIDRGGVFASFFGTTALLSPEDQSLIAGYLVNKFRGDVSLLEPGLDMLLGLTGRRTYGVLPYAHGLGIDEEDGLRVSMRGTVRESVVAPPHGEDVLRVAVCAVPLMSNFTDVDALAAEPGVVVRFVDRAEELVDADLVIVPGTRGTVKALAWLRERGLADALLRRAAEGRPVLGICGGFQVLGERIEDDVESRAGLVEGLGLLPVRVRFGREKVLARPVGTALGEPVEGYEIHHGVAEVSGGEPFLDGCRVGSVWGTHWHGSLESDAFRRAFLTEVARAAGRRFTAAPDTSFGALREEQLDRLGDLIEEHADTDALWRLIETGAPEGLPFLAPGTPPAPGLAQGKQPGLAPGTPEGPGRPVPGGQGPVAAGRESADVTVTEEAP; encoded by the coding sequence ATGAGCGGCGGGCTGCTGGTCGCGGGGACCACCTCGGACGCGGGAAAGAGCGTCGTCACGGCGGGGATCTGCCGGTGGCTGGTGCGCCGGGGGGTGAAGGTCGCGCCGTTCAAGGCGCAGAACATGTCGCTGAACTCGTTCGTCACCCGGGAGGGGGCGGAGATCGGCCGCGCCCAGGCGATGCAGGCGCAGGCCGCCCGGGTGGAGCCGTCGGCGCTGATGAACCCGGTGCTCCTCAAGCCCGGCGGTGACCGCTCCAGCCAGGTCGTCCTGATGGGGAGACCGGTCGGCGAGATGAGTGCGCGCGGCTACCACGGTGGGCGTCAGGAGGCCCTGCTCGGGACGGTCGTGGACTGTCTGGAGCAGCTGCGGACCACCTACGACGCGGTGATCTGCGAGGGGGCCGGCAGTCCGGCCGAGATCAATCTGCGGCGCACGGACATCGTGAACATGGGCATCGCCCGGGCCGCGCGCTTTCCCGTGCTGGTGGTCGGCGACATCGACCGGGGCGGCGTGTTCGCCTCGTTCTTCGGTACGACGGCGCTGCTGAGCCCCGAGGACCAGTCGCTGATCGCCGGATACCTCGTCAACAAGTTCCGTGGTGACGTGTCACTGCTGGAGCCCGGTCTCGACATGCTGCTGGGGCTCACGGGGCGGCGGACGTACGGGGTGCTCCCGTACGCCCACGGTCTGGGGATCGACGAGGAGGACGGGCTGCGGGTGTCGATGCGCGGCACCGTACGGGAGTCGGTCGTGGCGCCGCCGCACGGCGAGGACGTGCTGCGGGTCGCGGTGTGCGCCGTGCCGCTGATGTCGAACTTCACCGATGTGGACGCTCTGGCGGCCGAGCCGGGTGTGGTGGTGCGGTTCGTGGACCGGGCGGAGGAGCTCGTCGACGCGGACCTGGTGATCGTGCCGGGGACCCGGGGCACTGTGAAGGCGCTGGCGTGGCTGCGCGAGCGGGGGCTGGCCGACGCACTGCTGCGGCGGGCCGCCGAGGGGCGGCCGGTGCTGGGGATCTGCGGCGGGTTCCAGGTGCTGGGTGAACGCATCGAGGACGACGTCGAGTCGCGCGCCGGCCTGGTCGAGGGGCTCGGACTGCTGCCGGTGCGGGTCCGCTTCGGCCGCGAGAAGGTCCTGGCCCGGCCGGTCGGGACGGCTCTCGGGGAGCCGGTGGAGGGGTACGAGATCCATCACGGGGTCGCCGAGGTGAGCGGCGGCGAGCCGTTCCTCGACGGGTGCCGGGTCGGCTCGGTCTGGGGGACGCACTGGCACGGGTCGCTGGAGAGCGATGCCTTCCGGCGGGCGTTCCTCACCGAGGTCGCGCGGGCCGCGGGGCGCCGTTTCACGGCGGCGCCGGACACGAGCTTCGGGGCGTTGCGGGAGGAACAGCTGGACCGGCTGGGGGACCTGATCGAGGAACACGCGGACACGGACGCGCTGTGGCGGCTGATCGAGACCGGCGCGCCGGAGGGGCTGCCGTTCCTCGCGCCGGGCACGCCGCCCGCGCCCGGCCTCGCGCAGGGAAAGCAGCCCGGCCTCGCTCCCGGCACGCCCGAGGGGCCCGGGAGACCCGTTCCGGGCGGGCAGGGGCCCGTCGCAGCCGGACGTGAGAGTGCAGATGTGACCGTTACAGAGGAGGCTCCGTGA
- a CDS encoding putative cobaltochelatase, with product MSTPYPFTAIVGQDDLRLGLLLNAVSPAVGGVLVRGEKGTAKSTAVRALAALMPEVPVVAGCRFSCDPGTPDPACPDGPHEAGTGVSRPARTVELPVGASEDRLVGALDIERALSEGVKAFEPGLLADAHRGILYVDEVNLLHDHLVDLLLDAAAMGASYVEREGVSVRHAARFLLVGTMNPEEGELRPQLLDRFGLTVEVAASRETDLRVEVVRRRLAYDDDPAGFAARWADEEAALRERITAARALLPRVVLGDGVLRQIAATCAAFEVDGMRADIVMARTATALAAWAGREEVVADDVRQAALLALPHRRRRNPFDAPGLDEDKLDQTLDDAADPADDQDGGDDDPDPGGPGGGVPPQGDGPDDGGGDTGGPDDGGADAPGRSSTREDAGSGDAPAPGGGGEQQPVRAGEPFRTKMLSVPGLGEGAAGRRSRARTEHGRTTGSRRPEGALTKLHLAATVQAAAPHQRARGRSGRGLVVRRDDLRQATREGREGNLVLFVVDASGSMAARQRMSAVKGAVMSLLLDAYQRRDKVGLVTFRGKDAEVVLPPTSSVDAAAARLESLPTGGRTPLAAGLLKAHDVLRVERLRDPSRRALLVVVTDGRATGGVDPVALAARAGRLHASEGTAAVVVDCESGFVRLGLAAQLARDLGGGAVTLDELRADSIAGLVKDITAAGRAA from the coding sequence GTGAGTACGCCGTATCCCTTCACCGCCATCGTCGGGCAGGACGATCTGCGGCTCGGGCTCCTGCTCAACGCCGTGAGCCCCGCCGTCGGCGGGGTGCTGGTCCGGGGCGAGAAGGGCACCGCCAAGTCGACCGCCGTGCGGGCGCTCGCCGCGCTGATGCCCGAGGTCCCGGTCGTCGCGGGGTGCCGCTTCTCGTGCGACCCGGGAACGCCCGATCCGGCGTGTCCTGACGGCCCCCACGAGGCGGGTACGGGCGTGTCGCGCCCGGCGCGGACCGTGGAGCTCCCGGTCGGTGCGTCGGAGGACCGGCTCGTCGGGGCGCTCGACATCGAACGGGCGCTCTCGGAGGGCGTGAAGGCCTTCGAGCCGGGGCTCCTCGCCGACGCCCACCGAGGGATCCTGTACGTCGACGAGGTCAACCTCCTCCATGACCACTTGGTGGACCTGCTGCTGGACGCGGCGGCCATGGGCGCCTCCTACGTCGAGCGGGAAGGCGTGTCGGTCCGTCACGCGGCCCGTTTCCTGCTGGTCGGGACGATGAACCCGGAGGAGGGCGAGCTCCGGCCGCAGTTGCTGGACCGCTTCGGGCTGACGGTCGAGGTGGCCGCCTCCCGGGAGACGGACCTGCGCGTGGAGGTCGTGCGGCGGAGGCTCGCCTACGACGACGACCCGGCCGGCTTCGCGGCGCGGTGGGCCGACGAGGAGGCGGCGCTGCGTGAGCGGATCACCGCCGCGCGCGCCCTGCTTCCGCGTGTGGTGCTCGGCGACGGCGTGCTGCGGCAGATCGCGGCGACCTGTGCGGCGTTCGAGGTCGACGGCATGCGCGCCGACATCGTCATGGCCCGTACCGCGACGGCGCTGGCCGCGTGGGCGGGCCGCGAGGAGGTCGTCGCGGACGACGTGCGGCAGGCCGCGCTCCTGGCACTCCCCCACCGGCGCAGGCGCAATCCGTTCGACGCGCCGGGGCTGGACGAGGACAAGCTGGACCAGACCCTCGATGACGCCGCGGACCCGGCTGACGACCAGGACGGGGGCGACGACGATCCGGACCCCGGCGGGCCCGGCGGCGGGGTGCCCCCGCAGGGTGACGGCCCCGACGACGGCGGCGGGGACACGGGTGGTCCCGACGACGGGGGTGCCGACGCGCCCGGCCGGTCGTCGACGCGGGAGGACGCCGGGAGCGGCGACGCGCCCGCTCCGGGCGGCGGCGGGGAGCAGCAGCCCGTGCGGGCCGGTGAGCCGTTCCGTACGAAGATGCTGAGCGTGCCCGGGCTGGGCGAGGGCGCGGCGGGACGGCGGTCCCGGGCGCGTACCGAGCACGGCCGGACCACCGGGTCGCGGCGGCCGGAGGGGGCGCTGACGAAGCTGCACCTGGCGGCGACCGTGCAGGCGGCCGCGCCGCACCAGCGGGCGCGCGGGCGGTCGGGGCGGGGTCTGGTCGTGCGGCGTGACGATCTGCGGCAGGCGACGCGGGAGGGGCGCGAGGGCAATCTCGTGCTGTTCGTCGTCGACGCGTCCGGGTCGATGGCTGCCCGGCAGCGGATGAGCGCCGTGAAGGGTGCGGTGATGTCGCTGCTGCTGGACGCCTATCAGCGCCGGGACAAGGTCGGCCTGGTCACCTTCAGGGGCAAGGACGCCGAGGTGGTGCTGCCTCCTACCTCGTCGGTGGACGCGGCGGCGGCGCGGCTGGAGTCGCTGCCGACCGGCGGGCGGACCCCGCTGGCCGCCGGACTGCTCAAGGCGCACGACGTGCTGCGGGTGGAACGGCTGCGCGACCCGTCGCGGCGGGCGCTTCTCGTCGTGGTGACGGACGGCCGGGCGACCGGGGGCGTCGACCCGGTGGCGCTGGCGGCGCGGGCCGGGCGGCTGCACGCCTCCGAGGGCACCGCGGCCGTCGTCGTGGACTGCGAGTCGGGGTTCGTACGCCTCGGTCTCGCCGCACAGCTCGCCCGGGATCTGGGAGGCGGCGCGGTCACGCTCGACGAGCTGCGCGCCGACTCGATCGCCGGGCTGGTCAAGGACATCACTGCTGCCGGGAGGGCCGCTTAA
- the cobO gene encoding cob(I)yrinic acid a,c-diamide adenosyltransferase, whose amino-acid sequence MPQGQPVSVPDDGLTTRQRRNRPLLFVHTGIGKGKSTAAFGLALRAWNQGWPIGVFQFVKSAKWKVGEENALKVLGASGEGGSVDWHKMGEGWSWVQRDNQLDNEEKAREGWEQVKRDLAAETYKLYVLDEFAYPMHWGWIDTDEVVEVMRDRPGTQHVVITGRNAPQKLIEAADLVTDMSKVKHPMDAGQKGQRGIEW is encoded by the coding sequence ATGCCACAGGGACAGCCTGTATCGGTACCGGACGACGGGCTGACGACACGTCAGCGGCGTAACCGTCCGCTGCTGTTCGTCCACACGGGGATCGGGAAGGGCAAGTCGACGGCGGCCTTCGGGCTGGCGCTGCGGGCCTGGAACCAGGGATGGCCCATCGGGGTGTTCCAGTTCGTGAAGTCGGCGAAGTGGAAGGTCGGCGAGGAGAACGCGCTGAAGGTGCTCGGGGCGAGCGGCGAGGGCGGCAGCGTCGACTGGCACAAGATGGGAGAGGGCTGGTCGTGGGTCCAGAGGGACAATCAGCTGGACAACGAGGAGAAGGCCCGGGAGGGCTGGGAGCAGGTCAAGCGTGACCTGGCCGCCGAGACGTACAAGCTGTACGTGCTCGACGAGTTCGCCTATCCGATGCACTGGGGCTGGATCGACACCGACGAGGTCGTCGAGGTGATGCGCGACCGTCCGGGGACGCAGCACGTGGTGATCACGGGGCGGAACGCCCCGCAGAAGCTGATCGAGGCCGCCGACCTGGTGACCGACATGTCGAAGGTCAAGCACCCGATGGACGCAGGTCAGAAGGGCCAGAGAGGCATCGAGTGGTGA
- a CDS encoding cobyrinate a,c-diamide synthase, whose amino-acid sequence MVSVPRLVIAAPASGSGKTTVATGLMAAFAERGLAVSPHKVGPDYIDPGYHALATGRPGRNLDAYMCGPGLVAPLFAHGSSGCDLAVVEGVMGLYDGASGQGELASTAQVSKLLRAPVVLVVDASSQSRSVAALVHGFASWDPEVRIGGVILNKVASDRHESLLREALDESGLPVLGVLRRAPQVATPSRHLGLVPVAERQTDAVDAVRAMGDRVREGCDLDALLALARSAPALPDEAWEPEPLPSPGVRPVVAVAGGAAFTFAYAEHAELLTAAGAEVVVFDPLHDEKLPAGTAGLVIGGGFPEVYAPELSANEPLRRAVTDLARSGAPVAAECAGLLYLARELDGRPMCGVLDASARMSDRLTLGYRQAVAVSDSVLAVAGTRLRGHEFHRTVLEPGAGETPAWGLHQPERRVEGFVQGGVHASYLHTHWAAEPGVARRFVEQCRG is encoded by the coding sequence GTGGTGAGTGTTCCTCGTCTGGTCATAGCCGCACCCGCTTCGGGCAGCGGCAAGACCACGGTCGCCACGGGCCTGATGGCGGCCTTCGCGGAGCGTGGGCTCGCGGTGTCCCCGCACAAGGTGGGGCCCGACTACATCGACCCCGGCTACCACGCGCTGGCCACCGGCCGGCCGGGGCGCAACCTCGACGCGTACATGTGCGGGCCAGGTCTGGTCGCCCCGCTGTTCGCGCACGGTTCGAGCGGCTGCGACCTGGCCGTCGTCGAGGGGGTGATGGGGCTGTACGACGGGGCGTCGGGGCAGGGTGAACTCGCCTCGACCGCCCAGGTGTCCAAGCTGCTGCGGGCGCCCGTCGTGCTGGTCGTCGACGCGTCCTCGCAGTCCCGCTCGGTCGCCGCCCTGGTGCACGGTTTCGCCTCCTGGGATCCGGAGGTGCGGATCGGCGGGGTGATCCTGAACAAGGTGGCGTCCGACCGCCACGAGTCGCTGCTCCGGGAGGCGCTCGACGAGTCCGGGCTGCCGGTCCTGGGGGTTCTGCGGCGCGCGCCGCAGGTGGCGACCCCCTCGCGCCATCTGGGCCTGGTCCCCGTGGCCGAGCGGCAGACCGACGCCGTCGACGCCGTGCGGGCCATGGGTGACCGCGTACGGGAGGGCTGCGATCTGGACGCCCTGCTGGCACTGGCCCGCTCCGCGCCCGCACTGCCCGACGAGGCGTGGGAGCCGGAGCCGCTCCCCTCGCCGGGGGTCCGGCCCGTGGTGGCGGTGGCGGGCGGCGCGGCGTTCACCTTCGCGTACGCGGAGCACGCCGAGCTGTTGACGGCGGCGGGCGCGGAGGTGGTCGTCTTCGACCCGCTGCACGACGAGAAGCTGCCCGCGGGCACGGCGGGGCTCGTCATCGGCGGCGGCTTCCCCGAGGTGTACGCACCGGAGCTCTCGGCGAACGAGCCGCTGCGCCGCGCGGTCACGGATCTGGCGCGGTCAGGCGCCCCGGTCGCGGCGGAGTGCGCGGGGCTGCTCTACCTGGCCCGTGAGCTGGACGGCCGGCCGATGTGCGGGGTGCTGGACGCCTCGGCCCGGATGTCCGATCGGCTGACCCTCGGCTACCGGCAGGCGGTGGCGGTGTCCGACAGCGTGCTGGCCGTCGCCGGGACCCGACTGCGCGGACACGAGTTCCACCGGACGGTGCTGGAGCCCGGGGCCGGTGAGACGCCCGCCTGGGGGCTGCACCAGCCGGAGCGGCGGGTGGAGGGCTTCGTGCAGGGCGGCGTGCACGCGAGCTATCTGCACACGCACTGGGCGGCGGAGCCCGGGGTGGCCCGGCGTTTCGTGGAGCAGTGCCGGGGGTGA